The Oncorhynchus nerka isolate Pitt River linkage group LG3, Oner_Uvic_2.0, whole genome shotgun sequence genome includes the window AGATACAACTGATTTGCAAGAGGGATGAGATTTCAAAAACGTTCACAGATAGTTATTGTAGCAATACTGTAAAGTGATATGGTCCTTCAAACATCATTCATGAATCCTTACTCAACCTTAGGTTTCCTTCTTAGCAATACAACTTTCATTGTtgttgagatatatatatattcatacagtatatacatttagTCTACCGTAGTAAGAAAATGCGTAAATGTATGGTTACATAGTGTAGTTTCACTGGACATTAGAATTATTCCATTAGTTTATCCCCTGTCCCAAATACAGTCTTTCACCTTTTTCAGAAACATGTCAGACTTTTACATTGAAGGACAGAAGGGGAGTGGCCCACGCTCTGGAGAAGCACAGTCAAATTAACTCCCAACTATTTCACAACCTCTCAATAACCTTCTTACGTCTTGTTGTTAAACATCACATCCTCAAACTTGACTATCCTCCCTCCTTCAGTCACCACCTCCTTTTGCTCCCAAGTCTCCACTTCCCCATTCCTTTGCTCATAGCGGCGGATTCGCACCTTTCCCGTCGCGGGGAGTGGGCATGGGAGACCCCTCGATGCCTCTTTGTAGAGAAGCTGTTTCATGACATCTTGACTGGGTTGAGTTATGCCTGATGGAAACAGAGCATTACCCTCGTCTACCTTTGAAAGGGGAGATGGTGAGTTCTTGACCTCAGTCTTTGGCAAGGCTGCCCGCTCCCATCTTGATAGGGAAAGTGTCTGCTGTGCGGGTTGTGGTCTCAGTGCTGTCTTGACCTCAAACTTCAACTCAGTCTTTGGCAAGGCTGCATGCTCCCATCTCGATGGAGAAGGCGCTTGCACAGGAGCTGGCACTACTGTCTTGACCTCAGGCATTGGTAAAGCACTGCGCTCAAATCTCGATGGAGATGGTGAACGCTGTACAGGAGCTTGAGGACGTGGCAATGCATTTTTTACCTGAGTGTGAGGAAAGGGTGTCAGAAGATGTCCTCTTTTCTGCCTCCCGGTGCTGCCGCCACCGCCATCTACCCCTGCCCTTTGTATCTCCGGCATGATTCCAGCCATGGTGGCTCGCATTGTGgggtctctctgcaccatccTACAGACAGCGTTACAGTACTGCTGGCCTTGGAGACTGAGGGTCTCCTGGATCTTAGTTGGACAGACGCTGGGGGTGTGCAGCCTGACTCTGGCACAGAGTTCGGCAATGATTTTACCCATAGCCCACACGTCCGAGCGCTGATCTCGCTGGCCCCGCCTTTGCAGGACCTCAGGGGGAGAGTAGGCCTCGTTGCCCATATCCATAGCAGAATTTAGGCCATTGCAGAAGAATTTGGCCAGTCCCATATCAATGATCACAGCTCTGTGAGTGTCATGCTCTACCTGGATGAGATCATTTGAGAGGGTTTGAGAAATATTGTTTTATTTATAGTCTATTCATTAATGTGATAGTGATAAACAACAGGTGAACAACTGCTTCTAAAGTCTTGCATCATTAATGAAGAACATCAGAATAACAAAAACAACTTTATTGCCTTTCTCACCATGATGTTGTCAGGCTTGAGGTCCTGATGGACAATATCTTTGCTGTGTAGATAAAGTAGTCCTTCACACATGCCTGTGATGATGGTGGCCTTTATAGATGGAGTCAACTGTGGGGGAAGAAAGGCTTTGATTATCAACTGATGAGCTAACTTGCACATAGAAATGTTTTAATAATGTTGGGAAGGCCCCCCTGAAAATCCTGTAGGCCTAGATACTTCTTTATCAGATATTTCAGATATTTGCTATGTGAACTTTCATCAACACCGTCGTATGCATGTTTGGTGGGTGCGGTGGGATCCATAGGCCTACCTGGATTTGAGATTGTTGTGATTTGAAGATGGTTGTCTCCAGTTCTTCTCCAAAGATGAACTCCATGGGGATGATCCACTTAGAGTCCTTCAGTGTTGGATTACCCAGAAGCTTCACTATGTTAGGATGAATTGCCTTACTGGAGTCCCAGGTcacagagagagtgtgaaatACAATGGGGAGAAATGGTTATGAGGGCACAGCTAAGCACTTCTGTAGTGACCATCATCAGCACCCTCATCAACACCATCTCTGATAACATCACCATTTAGCAACCTACCATGATAGCACATTGTCTGTCACACTCACTTGTATACTTGacactctctctccaggtctctccTCTTGATTAAGTGTTGTGGCACCTTCTTGATTGCAGCCCAGGTGTCATTGTACTTCTCCCTGTAGATCTTCCCAAAGCAGCCAGCAGCAAGAGTGCTGGTGGAATACGCCATCTAGGGGGTTTGGTTGGGAGTGGGCAGTGGGGTCAAGGTCCAATAGAAATGACTAAAGCAGtggttctcaatcctggtcctggggacccaaaggaGTGCACATTTTGggttttgccctaacactacacacctgattcaaatcatGAAAGCCTTTTGATGAGTTAATCATTTGATTCAGCTGTGTAGGGATAGGGAAAAACTAAAATGTGCACtcctttgggtccccaggaccaggatagAGAACCAGTGGACTAAAGCATTCACCTCTGCATAACATTTGTTATAGTACTATTGTTACGGTAAGTACCAGTATGTACACCCTACAGTTACTTCTCTCAAAGTTACAAAGAGAGAATTCCAAACAGAAGACGATAATGAAGTGGGTGAGAAGGGTGTGTCTGTTGACTACAAACTAAAGAAAACAGTGCTGCAACTGTAGAACAAAGGAATTCTACTGACAGTTTCTCACATAGTAAGGCGGAAATTCTGTTGAAAATCTAAACTGGTATTCTAATCCATTCCAACCATCTCTAACTGAGGAATTCCCAAATCCCTGATAGCAATGTAGCCTATTTATGCCAGCACAGTCGTCAGGTCGTCAAACGCTACACAGAAACATAAAAGTCACATGCTGTGTTATGACAttgtcatatacagtaccagtcaaaagtttgaacacacctacttattcaagggtttctttatttttaatattttctacattgtagaataatagcgaagacctcaaaactatgaaataacacatatggaatcatgtagtaaccaaaaaaagtgtttaaaaaaatctaaatatattgccttgatgacaactttgcactcTCTTTCCTGACTTGCTAGAGCTGCCtcggtcaactgtaaatgctgacATTGTGAagtgaaacgtctaggagcaacaatggctcagccacaaagtggtaggccacacaagctcacagaacgggcccgccgagtgctgaagtgggTAGCACgtaaaaaatagtctgtcctcggttgcaacactcactacctagttccaaacttcctccggaagcaacgtcagcacaagaactgttcgtcggaagcttcatgaaattggtttccatgggCCAAGCAGCCACACAGAAGCCTCGCCACCATTGGATAATAagctctggggctgtttttcattgttctagtccccttagttccagtgaagggaaatcttaacacttccgcatacaatgacattctagacaattctgtgcttccaactttgtttaAACTGtttgggggaaggccctttcttgtttcagcaagACAATGCCCAAGCgcataaagcgaggtccatacataaatTATTTGTCAAGAAGGGTGggaactggcctgcacagagccttgacctcaaccccatgaAACACCTTTGGATGAATtagaacaccgactgcgagccaggcctaactaatgctcttgtggctgaat containing:
- the LOC115114756 gene encoding serine/threonine-protein kinase Nek8-like; amino-acid sequence: MAYSTSTLAAGCFGKIYREKYNDTWAAIKKVPQHLIKRRDLERECQVYNKAIHPNIVKLLGNPTLKDSKWIIPMEFIFGEELETTIFKSQQSQIQLTPSIKATIITGMCEGLLYLHSKDIVHQDLKPDNIMVEHDTHRAVIIDMGLAKFFCNGLNSAMDMGNEAYSPPEVLQRRGQRDQRSDVWAMGKIIAELCARVRLHTPSVCPTKIQETLSLQGQQYCNAVCRMVQRDPTMRATMAGIMPEIQRAGVDGGGGSTGRQKRGHLLTPFPHTQVKNALPRPQAPVQRSPSPSRFERSALPMPEVKTVVPAPVQAPSPSRWEHAALPKTELKFEVKTALRPQPAQQTLSLSRWERAALPKTEVKNSPSPLSKVDEGNALFPSGITQPSQDVMKQLLYKEASRGLPCPLPATGKVRIRRYEQRNGEVETWEQKEVVTEGGRIVKFEDVMFNNKT